In Lutra lutra chromosome 6, mLutLut1.2, whole genome shotgun sequence, the following are encoded in one genomic region:
- the TAAR8 gene encoding trace amine-associated receptor 8 codes for MSINLSHPAVLQLCYESVNGSCVKTPYSLGSRVILYLAFGLASLLAVFGNLLVMTSVLHFKELHSPANFLIASLACADFLVGVTVMPFSMVRSVESCWYFGVRFCILHSCFDVAFCYSSLFHLCFISIDRYIAVTDPLVYPSKFTVSVSGMCVSVSWILPIVYSGAVFYTGVNDDGMEELVSALKCVGGCQIVVNQDWVLIDFLLFFIPTLVMIILYCKIFLIAKQQAIKIENTGSKAESSSDSYKSRVAKRERKAAKTLGITVIAFMISWLPYTIDTLVDAYMGFITPAYIYEICCWGAYYNSAMNPLIYALFYPWFRKAIKIILSGEFLKDSSSTIRLFAE; via the coding sequence ATGAGCATCAATCTTTCCCACCCTGCTGTCCTGCAGCTTTGCTATGAGAGTGTGAATGGATCTTGTGTTAAAACTCCCTACTCACTTGGATCCAGGGTGATTCTGTACTTAGCGTTTGGCTTAGCCTCTTTGTTGGCTGTGTTTGGAAACCTCCTGGTGATGACTTCAGTTTTGCATTTCAAGGAGCTGCACTCTCCTGCCAATTTCTTGATCGCCTCTCTGGCTTGTGCTGACTTCCTGGTGGGGGTGACCGTCATGCCCTTCAGCATGGTCAGGTCCGTGGAGAGCTGCTGGTACTTTGGAGTcagattttgtatcctgcacagTTGCTTCGATGTGGCATTTTGTTACTCTTCTCTTTTCCACTTGTGCTTCATCTCCATCGACAGGTACATTGCTGTTACTGATCCTCTGGTCTATCCCAGCAAGTTCACGGTGTCTGTGTCGGGGATGTGCGTCAGCGTCTCCTGGATCCTGCCCATTGTATACAGCGGGGCCGTGTTCTACACAGGTGTCAATGACGATGGGATGGAGGAATTAGTAAGTGCTCTCAAGTGTGTAGGTGGTTGTCAAATTGTTGTAAATCAAGACTGGGTTTTGATAGATTTTCTGTTATTCTTCATACCCACCCTCGTAATGATAATTCTTTACTGTAAGATTTTTCTAATAGCTAAACAACAAgctataaaaattgaaaatactggTAGCAAAGCAGAGTCATCCTCAGACAGTTACAAATCCAGAGTggccaagagagagagaaaagctgctAAGACCCTGGGTATCACGGTGATAGCATTTATGATTTCATGGTTACCATATACAATTGATACGCTAGTTGATGCCTATATGGGCTTCATAACGCCTGCCTATATTTATGAGATCTGCTGTTGGGGTGCTTATTATAACTCAGCCATGAACCCTTtgatttatgctttattttatccTTGGTTTAGAAAagccataaaaattattttaagtggaGAATTTTTAAAGGATAGTTCATCAACCATTAGATTATTTGCAGAATAA